GGCCTCACATTCTATCATTTcagcaaaatataaatataagaTGTAATGTGAAGGTCCTCAATAAAGTTCCCATATCATGCATAGGCAGTGGAGTAGAGGATCGATCATTTTTTATCGAGTGTGTCCAGGATTTTTGTTGGAACCATCTGGCAATCCTGCCAGAGTCCCTAATGTAGCATCCAATTGGACACAGACAATCTGTATTACTCAGCCAGATATTTGAGGTTTGAGGAAAGCAATGATGATTACACAATATGCTGTCAAAATGGCAAAATGTCATTGGTCAAACTTTTTGCAAAATCTCTTAAGAGGGGGAAGGATCCTCCTTCACAGAGCTTATGAGAATAGCAAAAGTATTTACCGCACTGCCCCTTCTATTATCTCTGGGGGAGCAAGTTTGAAAAATTCCACCTGGTAATGGAGCATATTGTGTCAGAACACATCTACTATTAGAGGAACACTCTGTGTCCTCCTAACAAGTGTTTAATTATCTAAAACATTTATctcccacctttcttactgaactCATGCTTACAAGCACAGTCACTGGCCAAGCAACCTAGATTAAAACATCTTACAAAAATACAGTGTCATTTAGATAAAAATTAGCAAAAAATCAGATGTTACTGCTTGCCAAGTTGCCAGACATTTTAgttcatgttttatttaaaagtatATCACCACAACAGACAGTCTGGTGTGTGCCTTACTAAAATCTCTCAGAGTTGGTACCTTCTGGAAAATTCTTCCACAATAAAGGAGCCACAGTTGAAAAACAGAGAGGCTGAAAATTCCTCATGAGGAAGGGAACTGGGAGGAGAAACTGAGCAAAGAATGGGATTGGCACATGGACTtactttattttaaacatttttttaaatgcagtagaaaagagcaagagtccagtagcacctataagagccaaaacacacgagaagaaatacctaggttcagcacgtgttctcttacctcaaggtttgccgggatctgtaggcgtcctggaagcttaaagtttagcatttacagagcagcaggaagggaaatacaggcgcctgtatttcccttcctgctggaTAACGGCTATTttcaggtcagcaactgaatatcctggaaggttaaaatgtccccccactggtttctgaatgttgtggatgtcagacttatgtccattaattctttgttgaagggactggaCAGTTTGTCCAgtgcagagagtggaagggcattgctgacacgtgatggcgTAAATCACATGGGAGGATGAGCAGCAGTATGAACCAGAGATGGTACGGCTgatgttgggtccactgatgacGTTGCTCTTAtttatatgagagcaaagttggcatcttggtttttaAATGTTCTGTTTAATTTATGGTAAAAGAAGGAAAGGATGTAAGAAATAAAAGGAAGTGGAGACATAGCcaaactgtgattttttttacatGTACCTTGTACAGTGTTAATCACTGAGGACATATTTATGAACTAACAATTTtgtgcattatttattttttaattatctatgtttcagcagcagctgttttAATATTGTTCACTGCCTCAGAAACTCAAGAGCTGTGAGTGTGACCTATAAgtggattaaataaataaacacttttGTACACGGGTGTTTAAAAGGGAGAGAACTTTCTTCGGAAGAGTTTCAAGAGGTTCTCCCTGATTTCTTTGGTTCTCACACCATAGATAATGGGGTTGACAGCCCAGGGGAACAGCAGGTAGATGGCGCTCAGCAGATTGTGGACATCTTCCGAGGCAGACTTGGCTACACGGAAGACAATGGAGGAAGAGAAACGGGAAGAGTAGCTCACGAAGATGACGATCAGGTGGGTTCCACAGGTGTTGAAGGCTTTGTGCCGGACGTTGCCGGATGAGATCTTCACAGCTGTGTGGATAATTTTGCTGTAGGAAGCTAGAAGGAAGCTAAAGTTGATGATATTGTAAATGCATCTGAGGGCCATCCCCACCTTCTTGTTGACTGAGATGTCGCTGCAGGACAGCCTCATGAGAGCCATGTGCTCACAGGCAAAATGGCTGATGATGTTGGAACGACAAAACCGCACCCGCGAAGCCAAGATCACCActgggccaacaacaaagatggTGTAAATGAAAGATGCAAGCATTAGCAAATTCAGGAGTCTGGTGGTCATGATGTTTGTGTAGCGCAGCGGGTGGCAAATGGCGACATATCTGTCCAGAGCCATCATGAGAAGAATGTTGCAGTCTAGACCAGTTGAAAAATAGAGGAAGAACATTTGCACAAGGCAGCCAGTCAGGGAGATGTGGCTGGCGTGGAACACGAAACTCAGCAGCATTTTGGGAAGGATGGCGGAAGTCCCACAGATGTTGACTGCAAAGAGTAGAGCAACGAGCAGATACATTGGGGAGTGGAGGCTCGTTTCGGCCTTCATGGTGTATATTAGGATGGAGTTTGCTGtgacaataaaaacaaataaggagaaGAAAGGGATGGCGAGCAGGTATCTGGATTCCTGAAGGCCTGGAAATGGAAGCAGGAGAAATTCTGCGTAGGAGCTATTTGCGGTTCCATTT
The DNA window shown above is from Eublepharis macularius isolate TG4126 chromosome 3, MPM_Emac_v1.0, whole genome shotgun sequence and carries:
- the LOC129326371 gene encoding olfactory receptor 52K1-like, with translation MTAGRSNGTANSSYAEFLLLPFPGLQESRYLLAIPFFSLFVFIVTANSILIYTMKAETSLHSPMYLLVALLFAVNICGTSAILPKMLLSFVFHASHISLTGCLVQMFFLYFSTGLDCNILLMMALDRYVAICHPLRYTNIMTTRLLNLLMLASFIYTIFVVGPVVILASRVRFCRSNIISHFACEHMALMRLSCSDISVNKKVGMALRCIYNIINFSFLLASYSKIIHTAVKISSGNVRHKAFNTCGTHLIVIFVSYSSRFSSSIVFRVAKSASEDVHNLLSAIYLLFPWAVNPIIYGVRTKEIRENLLKLFRRKFSPF